The segment CGCCCCGCACCTTCTGGTCCCCGCCGGAACAGAACGCCTCAGGGCCCTCTCCGGTCAGGATGATCACCCCGATCTCGGGGTCGTTGCGGGCGTCTTCGAGCGCCCGTGACATCTCGATGACCGTCAGCGGCCGGAAGGCGTTGCGGACCTCGGGGCGGTTTATGGTGATCTTGGCGATCCCCTCGGCCTTGTGGTACCTGATGTCCGTGTAAGAGCCTGCTTCTTTCCAGTCTATGGTAGCCATGGAAGGGAATTATAGGGCTTTGAGAAACCCTCGCAGTAACCTCGTGTACTCGTCCGGGGCCTCGAGGTGCACGTTGTGCCCCGCCCCGGGGACCACGGCCATGGAGACTCCCCCCTCCGTCCGCATCCTGGAACAGATCCCGGAATACTTCTCATCCAGCTCCCCGGCGATCGCGAGGACCGGGACCGCGATCCTCGCCAGCTCATCCCACAGCGGCTTCTGGTTTCCGGTCCCCATCGCCCGCAGGGAACGGGCGAGCTCGTGTGGGTCGTTCGAGAGGCGATGCTCGACCGTCCGCCCGAGCAGATCCTCCCTCCGCCGGAGCGAGGCGAAGAGCGGTTGCCGGTACCACTCCTCGAGGAAGCCTTCGAGGCCTCCGCTCTCCAGGCTCCGGGCCCGCCTCTCGTCCGCCTCGCGGCGGGCGTCCCGCTCTTCCTCGCTCTCTATCCCCGGCGAGGAAGATTCCAGCAAGAGCCCCGAGAAGCGCTCCGGACACCTGAGCGCCAGGTGGAGCGCGAGCCTCCCACCCATCGAGTACCCGACGAGCGCAACCCGCGAGATGCCGAGCCCGTCGAGGAGCGCAGTGACCTCCCGCGCCGCCCCCTCGATGGTGTAGGCGTCGGGATAAGGCAACCCCACAGATCCGCCGTGTCCGGGCAGGTCGGGCGCAAGGCACAGGAAATCCTCCTGCAAAACCTCGATGATCTCCGCCCAATCCTCCCTGGATCCCAGGAACCCGTGCAGCAGCAGAACCGGCGGTGCCCCCTCCTCACCGGCGATCCCGTAGCTGAGCGGACTCACCCCGATACCTCCCTCATGATCCTCTCGTGCAACGCGGCGTTCTCCGCCCGGTCAGTACGGACCTCCAGCAGCGATGGTTCCTCCCCGGAGCAGGCCTTCCGGTACGCCTCGACGAATCCTTCCACCGTGGCGGGCCGTTCGTAACGCAGGCCGAACATCGCGGAGGCGGACTCGAAGGTGAGCCCGTGCGGCGTCCCGAAGTACCTCTCGAAGAGGTTCTTCTTTTGCCGTGCGACCGGGAGCATCGAGAAGATCCCGCCGCCGTCGTTGTTCACGACCACGACCGTCACGGGCAGTCCCCTGATCAGGGCGAGAGAGTTCAGGTCGTGCAGGAGCGCGAGGTCTCCGATGAGCAGCGTGACCGGCCGCCCGGAGCCCCCGGCGTAACCCGCCGCCGTGGCGACCGTCCCGTCGATGCCGCTCGCGCCGCGGTTGGCGAAGACGGGGACCGGCTCGCCCTCGGCAACCCCGAAGGCGTCCACGTCCCGCACGGGCATGCTGCTCGCCAGGCACAGGGCGT is part of the Rubrobacter naiadicus genome and harbors:
- the menH gene encoding 2-succinyl-6-hydroxy-2,4-cyclohexadiene-1-carboxylate synthase → MSPLSYGIAGEEGAPPVLLLHGFLGSREDWAEIIEVLQEDFLCLAPDLPGHGGSVGLPYPDAYTIEGAAREVTALLDGLGISRVALVGYSMGGRLALHLALRCPERFSGLLLESSSPGIESEEERDARREADERRARSLESGGLEGFLEEWYRQPLFASLRRREDLLGRTVEHRLSNDPHELARSLRAMGTGNQKPLWDELARIAVPVLAIAGELDEKYSGICSRMRTEGGVSMAVVPGAGHNVHLEAPDEYTRLLRGFLKAL